From a region of the Thermosipho melanesiensis BI429 genome:
- the folE2 gene encoding GTP cyclohydrolase FolE2, translating to MKDVQSEKDTREIPLKHVGIKKLKYPVQVLDRENKVQNTVADINMYVDLPKDFRGTHMSRFLEVFNKFHLKIDPKTIKKILDDLKQTLKAQSAKIEIMFPYFLKKKAPVTKIESYMEYLCGFSAYDGPQKCEFYTIVEVSVQTLCPCSKEISKYNAHNQRANVRIEVETSELVWFEELIEIAEDSASVPLFSLLKRPDEKFVTEKAYENPKFVEDVARDIAIRLKDNPKINWFKVEVESYESIHNHNAFACVDSTIMEV from the coding sequence ATGAAGGACGTACAAAGTGAAAAGGATACCAGAGAAATTCCATTAAAACATGTTGGAATAAAAAAATTGAAATATCCCGTACAGGTGCTTGATAGGGAAAATAAGGTTCAAAATACAGTAGCAGATATAAATATGTATGTAGATCTTCCAAAGGATTTTAGAGGAACGCACATGAGCAGGTTTTTGGAAGTGTTTAACAAATTTCATTTAAAAATAGACCCTAAAACGATTAAAAAGATTTTAGACGATTTAAAACAAACATTAAAAGCGCAAAGTGCAAAAATTGAGATAATGTTCCCGTATTTTTTAAAGAAAAAAGCACCTGTAACAAAAATAGAAAGCTACATGGAATATTTATGTGGTTTTAGTGCATATGATGGTCCACAAAAATGTGAATTTTATACAATAGTTGAAGTCTCAGTTCAAACATTGTGTCCATGTTCAAAAGAGATAAGTAAATATAATGCACACAATCAAAGAGCGAACGTAAGGATAGAGGTAGAAACTTCTGAACTTGTATGGTTTGAGGAACTTATAGAAATTGCTGAAGATTCCGCAAGTGTTCCTTTATTTTCGCTGTTAAAAAGACCAGATGAAAAGTTTGTTACAGAAAAAGCCTATGAAAATCCAAAATTTGTTGAAGATGTGGCAAGGGATATAGCAATCAGGTTAAAAGATAATCCAAAGATTAATTGGTTTAAGGTTGAGGTGGAAAGCTACGAATCAATACATAATCATAATGCATTTGCATGTGTAGATTCAACAATAATGGAGGTGTAA
- a CDS encoding glycosyltransferase, with amino-acid sequence MKIAFFNPQGNFDKKDSHLTEHPDFGGQLIYVKELAKAMGKMGNKVDIITRKIIDKKWPEFSGDFDYYPDAENVRIVRIAFGGDKFLNKERLWDFLGEYVKNIYRFYQKEGFPDFVTTHYGDGGIAGAMFKKLTHIPYSFTAHSLGAQKKDKFKNAKDAEERYRFSIRISAEKVAMKYASFIVTSTQQEKEEQYSHNEYIDVYPEIKDKIFVIPPGVNTNIFYPDDTDEYKFSKLPIIVSSRLDPKKNIEFVIESFNKYLKDGFELIIVLRKKPEEYTGYERQLIEKAKKAKGKFLVITSQKELAKLYNSAAKHRGIFALTSHYEPFGLAIIEAMACKLPVISTRNGGPVEILDNGKYGHLVSTHEEFKEAALKIKDNYEKLSEESYKRVMEKYTWERCAKEYLNLIEKENVILPEFFEKQMG; translated from the coding sequence ATGAAAATAGCGTTCTTTAATCCACAAGGAAATTTTGACAAAAAAGATAGCCACCTTACGGAGCACCCAGATTTTGGGGGTCAACTGATATATGTTAAAGAATTAGCAAAAGCTATGGGAAAAATGGGGAATAAAGTAGATATTATTACAAGAAAAATAATTGACAAAAAATGGCCGGAGTTTTCAGGTGACTTTGATTATTACCCAGATGCTGAAAACGTAAGGATTGTAAGAATTGCATTTGGAGGAGATAAATTTTTAAATAAGGAAAGATTATGGGACTTTTTGGGTGAATATGTAAAGAACATATATAGATTTTATCAAAAGGAAGGGTTTCCAGATTTTGTTACTACTCATTATGGTGATGGTGGTATTGCAGGAGCAATGTTTAAGAAACTAACCCACATTCCTTACTCGTTTACGGCTCATTCTCTCGGCGCACAAAAAAAGGATAAATTCAAAAATGCAAAAGATGCAGAGGAAAGATACAGGTTTTCAATAAGGATTAGCGCGGAAAAGGTTGCAATGAAATATGCAAGTTTTATTGTAACAAGTACACAACAAGAAAAAGAAGAACAATATTCGCACAACGAGTATATAGATGTATACCCTGAGATAAAAGATAAGATATTTGTAATACCACCTGGGGTAAATACAAATATTTTTTATCCCGATGATACAGATGAATATAAATTTTCAAAGCTGCCAATTATAGTTTCAAGCAGGTTAGACCCAAAAAAAAACATTGAATTTGTTATAGAAAGCTTCAACAAATATTTAAAAGACGGTTTTGAATTGATTATTGTACTGAGAAAAAAACCGGAAGAATACACAGGATATGAAAGGCAATTAATTGAAAAAGCCAAAAAAGCTAAAGGTAAATTTTTAGTAATCACTTCCCAAAAAGAATTGGCAAAGTTATATAACTCTGCAGCAAAACATAGAGGTATATTTGCCTTAACATCACATTATGAACCTTTTGGCCTTGCAATAATAGAAGCAATGGCATGTAAATTACCGGTGATTTCAACAAGAAATGGGGGACCTGTAGAAATATTAGATAACGGAAAGTATGGGCATCTTGTTTCAACGCATGAAGAATTCAAGGAAGCAGCGTTGAAAATAAAAGATAATTACGAAAAATTGAGCGAAGAAAGTTATAAAAGAGTAATGGAAAAGTATACATGGGAAAGGTGTGCAAAAGAATATCTGAATTTGATAGAAAAGGAAAATGTAATTCTTCCAGAATTTTTTGAAAAACAAATGGGGTGA
- a CDS encoding carbohydrate kinase family protein, with product MMIAFIGESLVDLISSDGENFTKRIGGSPLNIARNLNQFNIKTVVISRVGNDFFGKEIIQTLEGENIKTNYIQVGSGNTSTVIVFASKGTPDFIPYRDEDMNLEIPNLDFEKFEFIHLSCWAITNGIEKIKHILTKTKIAFDPNCRKKIFPCKKINLDFVYEVLKNTFIVKPSLDDAREIFGPLPRTRYIELLHDFGIKYVILTMGEEGALVSDGKKIEHIKIPAKKVVDTTGAGDAFWSGIYYGLLNNFSIFKAALFGTIISLHVIGEVGGVVKLKDISEYLEEVERYENSVL from the coding sequence ATGATGATAGCTTTTATAGGGGAAAGTTTAGTAGATTTAATATCAAGTGATGGTGAAAATTTTACTAAAAGAATAGGGGGAAGTCCATTAAATATTGCACGCAATTTAAATCAATTTAACATAAAAACGGTGGTAATTTCAAGGGTGGGGAATGATTTTTTTGGAAAAGAAATAATTCAAACGCTTGAAGGGGAAAATATTAAAACCAATTACATACAAGTTGGTAGTGGAAATACCTCTACGGTTATAGTGTTTGCTTCTAAAGGTACGCCTGATTTTATCCCTTACAGAGATGAAGATATGAACTTGGAAATTCCAAACTTAGATTTTGAAAAATTTGAATTTATTCATTTAAGTTGCTGGGCTATTACAAATGGAATTGAAAAAATAAAACATATTTTGACTAAAACTAAAATTGCATTTGATCCCAATTGTAGGAAGAAAATTTTTCCATGTAAAAAGATAAATCTTGATTTTGTGTACGAGGTTTTAAAAAATACTTTTATTGTAAAGCCTTCACTTGATGATGCTAGGGAAATTTTTGGGCCATTACCAAGAACAAGATATATAGAGTTATTACACGATTTTGGAATAAAATACGTTATTTTAACAATGGGAGAGGAAGGTGCGTTAGTTTCAGATGGCAAAAAGATAGAACATATAAAAATTCCAGCAAAAAAAGTTGTTGATACAACAGGAGCAGGAGATGCTTTTTGGTCTGGGATTTATTATGGATTATTAAACAACTTTTCAATATTTAAAGCGGCATTATTTGGAACAATAATTTCATTGCATGTTATTGGAGAAGTAGGAGGGGTTGTAAAACTAAAGGATATATCAGAATATCTTGAAGAGGTGGAAAGATATGAAAATAGCGTTCTTTAA
- the dnaN gene encoding DNA polymerase III subunit beta — protein sequence MLSFLINKSELEKKISVAANAVGSKTVDPILQCLLFSLENETQIYATDMQTFVISKLNVYEINGNGKFAVDAKLLEEIVKNVDTEQILFSYDMGKLVLKSGKSSFNLSTHSEPDKFPQIELEESGIKFELETSILSEMIDRVLFCASTESAMRALNGVYWEAKGGYLRLVASDGYRLALTEQKVNIDADFDFILSLKSMKELDNLIKQTDEPILTVKFDHKKVWISAGDITVIMRIVEEVFPDYKRVLPKVFKTRIIFNKEEFLEALKRIMIISKRGDEKVRLQINDNILVLNSQSPEYGEVNEEISIEQEGEDLSINFNPKFLNEAVKKIEEDEVVFNFVDDLSPMQINSKDVNEYLYIVLPVRA from the coding sequence ATGTTAAGTTTCCTAATAAATAAAAGTGAATTAGAAAAGAAAATATCAGTAGCAGCAAATGCAGTAGGATCAAAGACAGTAGACCCTATTTTGCAGTGTCTGCTTTTTTCCCTTGAAAATGAAACACAAATATACGCCACAGATATGCAAACATTTGTCATCTCAAAATTAAATGTTTATGAAATTAACGGTAATGGAAAATTCGCAGTAGACGCAAAATTATTAGAGGAAATAGTAAAAAACGTTGATACAGAACAAATATTGTTTAGCTATGATATGGGAAAACTCGTTTTAAAAAGTGGAAAAAGTTCATTTAATCTTTCAACACATTCGGAACCTGACAAATTCCCACAAATAGAATTAGAGGAATCTGGTATAAAATTTGAATTGGAAACATCAATATTATCAGAAATGATTGATAGAGTTTTATTTTGCGCTTCTACTGAAAGTGCAATGAGAGCTTTAAATGGAGTTTACTGGGAAGCAAAAGGTGGATATTTAAGGCTTGTTGCCAGTGATGGTTATAGATTAGCCTTGACAGAACAAAAAGTGAATATAGATGCGGATTTTGATTTCATACTTTCTTTAAAAAGCATGAAAGAGTTAGATAATTTAATTAAACAAACTGATGAACCTATATTAACCGTAAAATTTGACCACAAAAAAGTATGGATAAGTGCCGGAGATATAACGGTTATAATGAGAATAGTTGAGGAGGTATTTCCAGACTACAAAAGAGTTCTACCTAAGGTATTTAAAACAAGAATAATATTTAATAAAGAAGAGTTCCTTGAAGCATTGAAGAGGATAATGATAATCTCAAAAAGAGGCGATGAAAAAGTACGATTGCAAATCAATGACAATATCCTGGTATTAAACAGTCAAAGTCCAGAATATGGTGAAGTAAACGAAGAAATTTCCATTGAACAAGAAGGAGAAGATTTATCCATAAATTTCAATCCAAAATTTTTAAACGAAGCTGTAAAAAAGATAGAAGAAGATGAGGTGGTTTTTAATTTTGTTGATGACCTTAGTCCTATGCAAATAAATTCAAAAGATGTTAACGAATATTTATATATTGTTTTACCAGTAAGAGCTTGA
- a CDS encoding type II secretion system protein, whose protein sequence is MKKGFTLVELLIVLAVISALLSVATPVALRAVAKAKATQVAMNLRNLSTSLEQALLLYPEEFNKQELDGKNVVFELYKRGFINTDLSSNGYVINITNDKFIIKYLNSDIDLTLVKSSYPAVKSGTNNGKEYVYVEVNIP, encoded by the coding sequence ATGAAAAAAGGATTTACTTTAGTAGAGTTGTTAATAGTTTTAGCGGTTATTTCTGCATTGCTATCAGTTGCAACTCCAGTGGCATTAAGGGCAGTTGCAAAGGCAAAAGCAACACAGGTTGCTATGAACCTTAGAAATCTATCCACTTCATTGGAACAAGCACTTTTACTTTACCCCGAAGAATTCAATAAACAAGAATTAGATGGTAAAAATGTGGTGTTTGAGCTCTATAAAAGAGGGTTTATTAATACAGATTTATCATCAAACGGTTATGTAATAAATATAACAAATGATAAGTTTATTATAAAATACCTCAATTCGGATATTGATTTAACACTAGTTAAAAGTAGTTATCCAGCGGTAAAAAGCGGAACGAATAATGGAAAAGAATATGTTTACGTGGAGGTTAATATTCCGTGA
- a CDS encoding ABC transporter ATP-binding protein produces the protein MIDVKNVGKRYGNTWVLKKVSFFAHKGEVIGVIGKNGSGKTTLLKIISGILKPTEGNIYLNSHLISYIPEKPILIPELTLLENLKYFAKLRNIGDEKIKHEISFFKLEEHTKKRPNELSKGLKQRLSMAISLLIEPDIILLDEPTSGLDVESKKIITNKILDLKKSGKTILYITHEDEEVERICDRILILENGLMKFLGTIEEFWKEYERFVYVTFSENKKTKLLRIEDLKDLEEDFIHVRSIGIREFLSGGIENE, from the coding sequence GTGATTGATGTAAAGAATGTAGGAAAAAGATATGGAAACACTTGGGTTTTAAAAAAAGTAAGTTTTTTCGCACACAAAGGTGAAGTAATTGGAGTAATAGGCAAAAATGGCAGTGGAAAAACAACATTGTTGAAAATAATTTCTGGTATATTAAAACCAACTGAGGGAAACATATATTTAAACTCACATTTAATTTCATACATACCTGAAAAACCAATATTAATACCAGAATTAACATTACTCGAAAATTTAAAGTATTTTGCAAAGTTGAGAAATATAGGAGATGAAAAAATAAAACATGAGATTTCATTCTTTAAACTTGAAGAACATACAAAAAAAAGACCTAATGAGTTATCAAAAGGATTAAAACAAAGACTTTCCATGGCTATATCCCTTTTGATAGAACCTGATATTATATTACTTGATGAACCAACAAGTGGTTTAGACGTAGAATCCAAAAAAATTATAACCAACAAAATTTTAGATTTAAAAAAGAGTGGGAAAACTATTTTGTATATAACTCATGAAGATGAAGAAGTAGAAAGAATATGTGATAGGATATTAATTTTAGAAAATGGGTTAATGAAGTTTCTTGGTACTATTGAAGAATTTTGGAAAGAATATGAAAGATTTGTATATGTAACTTTTTCAGAAAACAAAAAAACAAAACTTTTAAGAATAGAAGATTTAAAAGATTTAGAAGAAGATTTTATTCATGTCAGAAGTATTGGTATAAGGGAATTTTTATCTGGAGGGATAGAAAATGAATGA
- a CDS encoding GNAT family N-acetyltransferase: MNDIKIKIIDGLNKNSDVYFQLEKDKENIGKIFLKNLDWINRSTEVIFNISNQYLEDSLKLLMKQSFEFLNLNRIYIKVPEYEKDKIEILKGCGFLKEGLERQGIFFKGKFWDLLCFSILAEEYWRLSENFEK, translated from the coding sequence ATGAATGATATAAAGATAAAAATAATTGATGGATTGAATAAAAACTCAGATGTGTATTTCCAACTTGAAAAGGATAAAGAAAACATAGGAAAAATTTTCCTAAAAAATTTAGATTGGATTAATAGAAGCACAGAAGTTATTTTCAACATCTCAAATCAATATTTAGAAGATAGCCTAAAGTTATTAATGAAACAATCCTTTGAATTTTTAAATTTAAATAGAATTTATATAAAAGTTCCTGAATACGAAAAAGATAAAATAGAAATTTTAAAAGGTTGTGGCTTTTTAAAAGAAGGCCTAGAAAGACAAGGAATTTTTTTTAAAGGAAAATTTTGGGATTTACTATGCTTTTCTATTCTAGCAGAAGAATATTGGAGATTATCGGAAAATTTTGAAAAATAA
- a CDS encoding flagellin, which produces MRINHNISALNAWRSIGQTNMSMSKTLERLSSGLRINRAGDDAAGLAISEKMRGQIKGINMAIKNSQDAISLIQTAEGALTEVHSILQRMRELAVQASSDTNTDVDRNQIQAELDQLREEIDRIARTTEFNTKKLLDGKLESFRADVDAKVVTGGNINLQLGDVSSAATEGTYIVEVGQLNGSETSALDVKITLITAGGTSSTVVTLGANSASLGNITFTWDSSVFSLSDFGGALPSGEVVDSAVVRVEAVNTAANQLIFQIGSNEGHNMLTGIDDMSAGALGITTTSLDVTTQDAAEKAIMVVDAAIHKVSSQRAALGAVQNRLEHTIANLGVAAENLTAAESRVRDADMAKEMMEFTKQQILLQSSMGMLAQANAQPQNVLQLLR; this is translated from the coding sequence ATGAGGATAAATCATAACATAAGTGCATTAAATGCGTGGAGAAGTATAGGACAAACAAACATGTCCATGTCAAAGACATTAGAAAGACTTTCTTCAGGTCTTAGGATTAATAGAGCAGGAGACGATGCAGCGGGTCTTGCAATAAGTGAAAAGATGAGAGGACAAATTAAGGGTATTAACATGGCAATAAAGAACTCACAAGATGCTATTTCATTGATTCAAACAGCAGAAGGGGCGTTAACAGAAGTACATTCTATTTTACAAAGAATGAGAGAATTAGCAGTTCAAGCATCCTCAGACACAAATACAGATGTTGATAGGAATCAAATTCAAGCAGAACTTGACCAATTAAGAGAAGAAATTGACAGAATTGCAAGAACAACAGAATTTAATACCAAAAAATTGCTTGATGGTAAACTCGAAAGCTTCAGGGCAGATGTGGATGCAAAGGTAGTTACTGGTGGAAATATTAATCTTCAACTTGGAGATGTAAGTTCTGCAGCTACAGAAGGGACATATATAGTAGAAGTTGGTCAATTGAATGGTTCTGAAACTTCAGCACTTGATGTAAAGATTACGTTGATAACTGCTGGAGGAACATCTTCGACAGTTGTCACCTTGGGTGCAAATAGTGCATCATTAGGGAATATTACATTTACCTGGGATTCATCTGTATTCAGCCTTTCTGATTTTGGAGGGGCATTACCAAGTGGAGAAGTAGTAGATAGTGCTGTTGTTAGGGTTGAAGCGGTAAACACAGCGGCAAATCAATTGATATTCCAAATAGGTTCAAACGAAGGACATAATATGCTTACAGGAATAGATGATATGAGTGCAGGGGCATTAGGAATAACAACAACATCACTTGATGTAACGACACAAGATGCGGCAGAAAAGGCAATAATGGTAGTAGACGCAGCGATTCACAAAGTAAGTTCACAAAGGGCAGCACTTGGTGCGGTACAAAACAGGTTGGAACACACAATAGCGAACTTAGGAGTAGCGGCAGAGAACTTGACAGCAGCAGAAAGCCGTGTAAGAGATGCAGACATGGCAAAAGAGATGATGGAGTTTACAAAGCAGCAAATACTCTTACAAAGCAGTATGGGGATGCTTGCACAGGCCAATGCACAACCACAAAATGTATTACAACTCTTGAGATAA